The Sciurus carolinensis chromosome 18, mSciCar1.2, whole genome shotgun sequence region CCACTCAAGTTCATTTAAAGTTAAGTtcaaaagacagatttttttttttgttatatggATTACTGTGATCTTAAGAAGGGAgtataatatataactaagtaaaggttgGGGATTATAAAAAGTAtgcttcttggttcatagctattacacaaactaaatatgcttttattctttttaatttaattttgtattgtcTTTGTAAACTTTATGACTATTGTCTGTCAGGCTTTACAGAAGTACAACTTCTAATATAATAATCTGAGTTGACTTGAGATAATGAGCCATCACCTACAGGTGATTTTGTAGACAAAATATACAGCTGACTTCCAGTATACTACTGAATccaattaaatggaaggggtaaataactgcaaaattatagacattaaagttaaaacccagtattCCTACTTTAAGACTAGTGAAACTGGTCTGCcagatgtttaaaacaaaaacttggagacaaaagttaagaaaataaaagggctcTTTCTCTCTGAAGTCAGCTTGGGCCCAGGGAATTATGGGACTTCTGTAAGGGCTTTACAACTCTGGGCCATATGACTTTCCAATCAGGGGGATCAATGGAACCCTAGAGAActggaagccaaccagtgcacattctacAAAGAGGAGGATCATTGGAGAGAGAaatatccctgatgcttccaagggaagccacttGTGGTCAGCAAGATATTGACCTATCCTAGCTGATGGCACTAGAGAAGCTAAGAGGATTCTCACAATTTCCCAATAATGAACCCTCCCCCCCAAGAATTCtaagcttcttcttctttttcttctttttggggataccagggattgaattcaggggtattcaaccactgagccacattcccagccatgttttgtattttacttggagacagggtgccaatgagttgcttagtgcctcgctgttgctgaggctggctttgaacttgcaatcctcctgcctcagcctcctgagccactgggattacaggcatgcaccaccatgcctggctctcagTTTATTGTTAACACTAGATAGGGACAAGGCCAATACTGACCAAATTTGGTCTTGAAGACCTGTCAGGACAGTTATAACCAAAGCACAGCTGTGCATGGGCTAGCGTTCATGGTTAAGGAGGTACAAATTGTGGCAAAGAGATTAAAATCACCTGGAAGTTACGACTAAGCAAACTGTATCAGGAAACCCACCTACACTGGATCAAGTATTGCCAACTGCTTTGTTAATGCTAGATGTAGCCCTATTAGGATGCTAGATGTAGCCTTATGAGATTCTTTATGGGTATCCTCCTTCCATTATAAGAGGTATATGATAAGATCTAAAGATTAAACAACATTATGTCTACCCCTTTAAACCAGGAGATGCTATTTgggtaaaagaatgaaatgtccAACCTCTAAAGCCTCTTTGGAGGGGTCCATTCACTGTCATTTTATCTATCCTTACCACAGTGAAGATGGCTAAGGTGTCCTCTTAGATTTGTCCAAGCAGGGTAAAACCAACCTCTTATGTTTGGGAGTGCATTCCTGATTCAGCTGCACCATGCCAGTTGACCCTCCAAAATAAACAGGTTGCACCCCAAGAGACCCCCAAGGGTAACAGCCCTGCTTTAGTCACTCCAGAAACTGACTAATCTATGTAGAGCAGAAGCTTGAGGAACTTATTGCTAACTGGGATAAACTGACTACTCTTATTTTCTATATTGGGCTATTTACTGTGATGCTCCTTAGGACACTTCTGTTCTGTCTCTACATCCTTAACATACTGACCCGATTTGTCTCCTCCTGCCTGAAGGCCATAAAGTTCCAAATGGTCCTCTGGAGTTACTAGCAGCTTAGTCTAGAGGAAATGGACAGAGGTGACACCCTTTAAAAAGGTTCAGAGGCCATCAAAGTGGGGAACGAAATGGCAAAACCAGACCcggttgtaaaatgaaattacaggAATGTTTTCTCTTGAGAAACAAAGGCCTGGGGAAatgtcagttcccctccccttCTGAAAGCCTTTTTTTTAGGGAACACAATTACCATAGGGCCCTACCTTTTGGACTGTAAGTAACTGTCTCTAAGAGTCTGACTCTAtccttttgaaatgtaaacacCCCTGTGCCAGGCTTTCAAAGCTAGAGATGagagatttaaaagatgcctgtGAAAAgggcattttctttttatctgtttctttaaACATTATGTTAGAGACCTCCTTCCACAAGGCCTTCAGTCAtgtagattaggaatttttttttaaagaaaaaaaaaaaacacccccaatgataggatgggtccaAGATGAGGCCCTTGTGAGAATGTTGTGAGAAACTAAATCATAATTCAGAATCTGAAGTTTGTTCTCTGGGCCAGTTGGCATAAAATAGAGTTTGGAGTTCTCCTTCTCTCCGAGTGCTGCTTGTTGCCTCCTGACTATTCTGTTTCCCACAACAAGGCAGCGGCCTAGACTGATCCCTCACTCCACATTCCTCAGCCTCCGAGTTACTTTCCCAACTGGTCATCTGCTTGCCCAGCTTTGCCCCTTCCCATGGAGGGGATCGGTTCTATCACTGGAGGCAGGAATGGGTGAGTCGCAATTCTCCTTGGACATGGTAGAGGAGGGCTGGGTGCCCTGGGTTGCTGGGGGGAACAGGGGAGAGATTCCCATCATACTGTGAGAAGAGTCTGTGTTATTTCTACCAGTCAAGGACAGAGGACATCCTGAGTCACCATGAATTCTAGAAGGAAGACTGCCTGAAGAAATGCAGCAAACAACAACTAacactctctgtctctctctctctctgtctctctctctctctctccgcccCCCGACCCCCGTGGGTGAACTTGTGCTTTGGTACTTGGGCAGGAGAACAGGGGGTTTAGTAGACATTCAAACCCCTGGTAATGCTCTCTGTTGCTATCCAAGAGGCCTCATCAGGGAAATATGCTGGCGGTTCCTTTTTCAGGGTCTGAGAATTCCTGTCTCTGTTCTCTTAGCGAGCACACCCCTCGCCCTCGACAACAGAGAGTCATTCTCCAGAGCTCATGCCTTCACAACGGGGCCCTGCCTGCTCCTCCAGCTGCAATTCTTTCACCCAGCCCTGAAGCTGCCAGGAATGAcaaggggagggggaagaagtGGGTGGGGCCAGGAGGCGGGGCCAGGGGAAGAGCCGGGACCCTGCAGGGCATCAGCCTGAGGactcttttctctgcttctttccccAGAGATTGGTGCTTCTGCTCGGAGTTGCCAGGTGAGTGCAGGTGAGTGCATGGGTGAGGAGCTGCTAGGCTGACGCGGGGCCTGCTGGTAGCAGCAGTGGTGAGAGGCTGCTGGACTCTAGACGCGTTTCTCCAGCTCCGACCACACAAATCACCTGGGGACATTACTGATCCAGACATGATCTAGAAGTTGGGTATGTGCCTGGAAATTATGCATTCTTGCTGATACAGGTGTTGCTGCTTCATGGCCCCATACTTTGAATAGAAGCATCTGGAATGTTCTGCAGGAAAGTTGTGAGATGGGAACAATGAGACTGGGTGAGACCTGACAGGTCCTTCTCTCCTTGATGGACATTCCTTTCCTCACTGCTAAACTCTCTGGGATGGTTCTGCCACCAGTGGAATCCTggctccccaccaccccaccacacCCCAAAAGAACGAGAGATGCTTAgaaaaattctttccaaaatCATGATGGAATTTGAAGAATCTGTTTTAGATATTTGAAAATCTGCTTAACGTCCAggctttccttcctctcccaacTCTTGAGCTCACAGGTGATGCTTCACTAAAATCTGGACAGGGCTCAGATTCTGCCAACTCACGAACTTGTTTGCAAACTGTTCCCCCACTCTTAGAAACACAGCAGCCTCCCTTTAGCTGGGCTTTTTCAACAATgtggaggtggggctctgggaacagctccctttccttctctgcctcagcTGCTGAGGCCCTGAAGTTCAACTTTGGTACAGAGGTGCAACCCTGTTTGTAAGGGGAGGATGCCAATCTCAGGGAATGAGGTAGGTAGGCCAGGGACAGCCGACCAGATGGGGCAGATCACAGCTTGCCAGGAAAGCAGGGGGGATGGAAGGAGGAAGACTGTTGTATGGGAAGCTCCTTTTAGTCTGCAGACTTTGCGAGGTGGAGCATGGTTTAGTCTGAACCCTCTAGGAGGCCCTGAATGTGTGTAATAGGTGTCACTTTGATGATCACCTTGGAGGTGAAGGCAAGGAAGAATGCCTCAGATGAGATATGGAGGCTTCAAACCAAGGGGTTTTCAGGTGAGAACTCTGTGTGAGCTCTGGAGACTTCAGTTTAGAGAGCCTCCAAGAGAACACTTCGGTGTCTGGCATGGGCCTCTCTAGGGTGGGTATAGGAAAGAGAGATGGTGAAGGGAGGGAAATCAGAGATAACAGACTCTGAGAAGTGCTTGAATTCCTGACACTCGACCATGTTAGGTCTGTGCCTTATTACATCCCAGGTCTGCTGGGAAAGCGTTTATATGGGTGCTGCTCTTATGGAAATCATGCTCAGCAAGAGACCAAGTACCACTGGGAGGGTTGGAGAGCTCAGGTTTTTGTAGGTGGAGGACCCAGATGAGCACTCTGAAGTTCTGGGTCCCAAGCTGTGGTAACATGGAACTTTTATAGGAAATTTGACATCATTTCTTAACCATTACAATGTTGGTGGGTTTGAATTCTTGGCCTTTGTGACAAAACACCATGCACAGGGAATTTCCTATGAGTAGTTCACGGGCATAGAATGAAGACAGTAAAACACATGTGAGTGTTCTCACCAAGTGGCCTTTACCACAGGCAGTGGTAGCTCAAGACAAATTTGAGTTTGTCTCTCTAAGAGCTATATTTCTAAGAACTAAGCCTGTGAGGTTTTAGTTTAGGCAGCAATTAATTGGCATAGTAACCTACAATTTATACTAGCAATTAAGTGACGCAGCTACATACCCACTGAGTTCAGAAAGTTACGAAGAATAAGAAGAAACACCTCTTTTTACAGGCACCTGTTGACTCTGGTCTTGAAAGACCATTACAGCTATTTACAATCCAATAGAGTGGGACCCATGGTTATTTAGGTTCCCAGAAGAGAGGTTGacagaggggagagggaaaatTAACTCTTTCCCAGGCATTGATCGTTCATCATAAtgttcttataatttcattttacaaccaGGTCTGGTAACTCTGTCACACTGGGCCCGCACTTTGAAATAAGATGAGGCTGAGAACAAAACTTGAGAATTTATTGAATTAGTATGTAGTTTGATAACCCTTGAAGAGAGCCAGGGCTGATAACCTCAGAGCCCTGGAGCTGTCTCCTCAACTCCAGGCCCCTGTAGACTTATGAGGTGGGCTGGAGGCATCCTCACAAAGGGGACTGGTTGAGGGAAGATGTGCAGCCAACCTAGAAGGTGGGCTGAGAATTATCCTCCCCCAAATGAAAGGCTAGAAAAGCCCTTTGAGAAGGTCTTTGAGATGTCTGCAGACATCCTACTTTACAAAGTGGTTAACCAAGGCCAAGAGTGGAGAAATGATAGGACAGTGCTACCCTGAAGCAACACTTCTTAATGGGGTGAATTTACTCCCTAGGACATTTAGTGGTGTCTGGGGACATTTTTGGTTGGGGAGAGTGTGCTGCTGGTGTTTAGTGGGTGGACACCAGGCATGCTGCTTAACATCTTCTGTGGTGCAGAGTGGTAAACGGAATTATCAGGTTCTACATAGTGTCAAGGTTGAGCAACCTAGCACCAGTTTTGAAACTTGACCTTCCTGTTGGTCTTCTGTGGAGCTCAAGTTCGACCCAAACAAGAGAGTCAAACATTTATGGAGGAATGACTTTTTTCAGGCACTTCACTGAGTGCTTTTCCCTGAATAAGTCGACTGCAatttgagtatcccttatctgaaatgcttgggatcaaaagtgttttgaattttggattttttttttcaaatattagaagTATTTGCATAAACATAGTGAGGTATTATGGGCCTGGGAATCAACTCTAAGCAcaaaatttatttgctttatacatattcacatagcctgaagataattttatacaatattttaagagCACTTGCCTTTTGTTTGTGATATCATATGAAGtcaggtgtgaaattttctttttgtaacatcATGATAGTGCTcaaagcattttggattttggagtacTTTAGATTTTTTGGTTAGGGGTATTTAATTTatagtgatttattttattattatcttgattttcagaattaaaaaaagattttgttccTATATCTACTTAATTTTTGTtacattcattattcatttcctTACTGTAGCTCAATTCTAGAAGAGTTTCTCAAGTCTGTTTTCCAGTATCCCAATTTGATTTTCCTCTAAATCTCATATATTTCCTTCaagtattatgatttttttctattctatttgcagtattatttttttgattaaattttctcagtttatttatttattttcccatgggtgcatatatatatatatatatatatatatatatatatacatttagaaaatccatttattttctttttctctctttttctggtaccagggattgaaccagtaacactttaccaccgagctacattccccagtcctttttattttttattttgagacagggtattgctaagttacttagggcctaagttgctgaggctggcctcaaacttgtgatcctcctgcctcagtctcttgagacactgggattacaggtgtgcaccactgcacctggctctatTCTCATATTTTGAGgagtcttgaaaaataaatattttaaatatgccatCTTTAATTATGAGACCAATTTTGTACCTTTCTAGAGATTGAAAATTGAATACTTCAAGAAATCTGAGcccatttttatagaaaaatctcAGTGGCCTGATATACCTCTAATATATCCATCATATGCTTAATAGTCTATAATGGAGGTAGAAATATGGGGCCTGAGGGAAGGCAGAGGTTCAAACTCTGACTTCCTATAgctgaaaatacatttctgtccCATCTGGTAGACATATTCATCTGGTCAATCTAAGACCCTTGGGTTGGTCCCTTGGAAGCATCTCAATCCATTCCTTCTGCTTAAGCTTTGGCATGTGGCTTGTGCTTATGTAGCGTTGTTAATACTCatgctcatttaaagttgttttgTGTAAATTAGTGAATATTATAATCTGGAAACTGATATGAGATGAATTAGACATGTCTCATTTGCTGCCATGTTAACTTAGAAATCCAGGTAATTGTTATTAGAGTTGAAAGGAAATAGCTAAGCATTTAAGCCACAGAGGGAACGAAAGGTGGGAGGTCCAAATTACAGGGAAGACAACTTGGGGCTCAAATCCTAGAAGAATCAGAAAAGGAGAGACCTGAGGACATAGGTTTGGGAGAATAGCATTGGGCAAATGTAGGGCCATCTCTTTCTCTAAGATGTCTTTTATCTTAGTAGGAAACTGTAGAAGTGGTGGGATTTCACTTGAGTGTTTCTATTTCCTCCTTGGAATAAGAGGCTTGCAtggtgtcttagtctgttcagcTGCTATAACAATATGGTTTAGGTTGGGTAAtgtataaataacagaaatgtacTTCTCCAAGTTCTAGAGGTTGGGAAGTTGATGGTCAGAGCATCAGCAGAtgtggcatctggtgagggcctcatctTCACAAAGGATGCCTTCTATGTGTTCTTCATGGTGGAAAGGGTGGAAAGGCTCTCTTAAGCTtcttttataaaggcactaatcccatGAGAGCAGAGTCCTTATGacctaaaggtcccacctcttaccGCTGCCACATTTGGTACTGGGATCCAACATAGGAATTTTGGGAGGATACcaacattcagatcatagcacgTTGTCTCCTGGCAGTAAGAAGAATCAGATTTGTAAGGGTCTGGGTTAAATGGAGATGGTTGGAAAGAGCTTCTGGGCATTGAGTAAAGCTGCTGATTAGGGCAGAGATAAATATGGCAACTCTGGGATTAAAGAATGACGGTATTTTGGACATGGAACTTAATGCATTTCTGAAACTTGTCTTTGATTGTGGTCACCTCTCAACATGAGGgagatatatacccaaagaacaaTGGCAAAGGAGAGTTTAAAAAAACCCCTGAATTTCTATCCTCTCATTTCTGGCTTTGGCCCCAAATCCCAATGACCTTTAATTATGGCAGATTCTCCTGGGTTACTTTCAAGTCATTCTCTTGTTTCTACTGTGGTAGGATTAAAGAGCATCAGACTAAATGGAGCCTTGATATTTGATCTGTTTGTTTCATCCCATCCCTATCTATCTCCCTAAACTATCCTCATCTAGTCTTGCCACCATGATGGGAGTAGAGACCATTCCAATACACCTGTGAGCACCCAGTGGCACAACACCAGAGAAAAGCAGATGGCAAGAGAACATACGTTCCCTCCGGTGTCAGCACTGATATGGTCAAGTTGATGTTGTTAGTGGTGCCAGCCTAGTAGCAAAAGTTTGCAAAGGGTGATAAATAAAATTGCACCCTGATTGCTTATTATAAATCtttggggaagggagagagggaaggagggaaagaaggcagaTATATTCCCGTACTACCAGTTCTCCATTCCAGGAACACAGAAGTGGAAGGCAgacgagaaagagagagagacacacacacacacatactcctaCAACCATTTCTTACTGTATCATTATCTTACATAGATGATGCTGTTAGTTAAAAATAGGTGCAGAATCTTGATATTTGCTATGGTTTGTACGAGTATTCCCCCAAAAAGTCCAGCTATAAAGCCTTGGCCACCAGGGTGACTTATTGGGAGGTGCTTTGAAAATTAGGGCCTAAGGGAATTTTTTTAGGTCATTGAAGAGATGCTCATgaaagggattgtgggaccctaCTCATTCCCACCCTCTCCTTGGATTGTGTATGTGAGCATTTGGCTCCAACATGTAGTCTCTGCCATTCAGTGGTGACTTTCACCAAACCTGTGCTATTCTGTTTGTGCTTTGaaactccaaaactgtaagctaaatgAGCCTTTTCTCTCTATGGAGTTAATTACTCAGGTGTTGTATTGTAGGtatgcaaagctgactaatgctATATTTGATCAACCAGACTTTGGAGAGGAGCAGAAAGGCAAGTCAGATCCTCGAGTTAACAGTGTCCAGATGGCCTGAAGCTCCCTCTACAGGGCCAGGAGCAACTCCTGCACTGATCATTGTCTTCTGTTCCCTAACAGGATGTGTGGCAGGTTCCTGAGGCAGCTGTTGGCTGAGGAGAGCCGGCACTCCACCCCCGTGGGACGCCTCCTGCTTCCGGTGCTCCTAGGAGTCCGTCTTGTGCTGCTGGCTGCCAGTGGGCCGGGGGTCTATGGTGATGATCAGAGTGAATTTGTGTGTCACCCTCAGCAACCAGGCTGCAAGGTGGCCTGCTATGATGCCTTCCACCCCCTCTCTCCAATGCGCTTCTGGGCTTTCCAAGTCATCTTGGTGGCTGTACCCAGTGCCCTCTATCTGGGCTTCACCCTGTATCATGTGATTGGTCACTGGGAAGAATCAGGAAAGgtgatgaagaaggaagagatcCTGACCCACAAAGGGGACAGCAGCGGAAGGGTCTCAATGGCTAGAAGCTTCAAGCTGCTCTGGGTCTATGTGGCTCAGCTGTGTGCTCGGCTGGTCCTTGAAGGGGCATCCCTGTGGGGGCAGTACCTTCTGTATGGGTTCAACATTCCCAGCTCCATTTCATGTCGCCAAGAGCCCTGCATTGGCAGTGTAACCTGTAATCTGTCCCGCCCCTCTGAGAAGACCATCTTCCTAAAGACCATGTTTGGGTTCACTGGTCTTTGTCTCCTGTTTACTTTTTTGGAGCTGGTGCTTCTGGGTTTGGGGAGATGGTGGAGGATCCTGAAGCACAAATCTTCCTCTTCTAACTACTCTCCAACTTCAGAGAGTACCACAAGACACAAGGAACCAACCGATAAATTCCCAGGGGTGGAAACAAAAGAGCAATTTCTAGAAGCAGGTGAGAAGGATCCTAAAGACCCTCTCACTTCCTGTCCCTGATGTCTCTGTCCACCTGGGGCAAATCCTTCACCCTTCTGGTGGATAACAAATTTCCACTGCCCCCAGACCCTCCCCCAATGCCCATCCCCATCAATTGGACAAGTCCTCCTGTGGACCAGGATACAAGTACCAGTTCCTTTTACTGCCTGCCCTTCAAGTCTCCCACTTAGGAAATGTCTCAGCTTCTGCTTGATCTCTACTTTGCAGAGTTATAAAGACACCTGACTGGCCTGAAGGACACCTATGATTGGATCTTCTTTGATACAGCCAGTTAGTGGGGATTCACATACAATGACAAGTTAGAGACTCTTGAAGGATATTGAAGGGCCATGTTGGCCCTTGCTGTTGAAAGCATTACCTTCAAGGATTCCTGACAGTCTTCTTCCCACAATTACCTGGTGTCAGCATCACAATTTTCAATGACTGGGTTCAAACATCAGCCAGAAAAAGCCTCCTTAGTCCACAACTTTCCCTTGccatactcaataaatattgatgactATTATTGGCATTCCTGTTGCTAAAGACAATGCTCTTTCCTGTCTCAGTTATTccacttatttcttttctgttccatatCTGTGCTCCTCCCTAGCTTCAAAGTCTTATCATCTGTGAACACTGCCCAGCCCTGCAGCGTATGTGCTATAGTTAGAAACTTTGACCTTCCAAGTATATATATAGATAATCCAAACTCCCCTAATGTCAAGATTATTCAATCACACAGACACATACTTGGGAAGATTACTAAGAATTCAGGCATTTATGCCCCCTTGACCACTGACCACAGATGTCTCTGATTTTGTATGTTATATATtctgtgtagtttttattttttgccatttagAAACACTTTTAATAGAAAACTGATTTATAAAtcaatttacaaaaaaattaaaaaatcaatgtttaataCCAACTTTAACTATAAATAACTAAAAGGGGAAAAGTCATCTTCTATTCTATCCTTCTGTTCTTCAAAATCTATGTCTTCTGCTCCTTGCCTTTTGGAGAAAACATTGCATTGTAAGGCTGTCCTCTTTTTGGATGAGGACAAAGATCAAGATCTTCCTTAATGTAACCTCTTTCTATACAAGTCTGTGTGGAAGGAAAACCAACTTCCCAGAAATTCTCTAGTATGTTGGGTGGTGTCTTGAGCATGAAgctaacttcttttctttatatatatatatgtgtgtgtgtgcatatatatacatatatatatatatatatgttttagatggacacaatatctttattttatttatttattatttatgtggtgctgaggatcaaacccagtgccttacgcatgctaggcaagtgctcaaccactgagtcacaactccagcccctattttcttcattttaaattggttatttttaattatacatgacagtagactccattttgataaaattatacaagcatggactatatcttattttaattaggaccccattctcgTAGACagacaaaggatttaaaatcagcatcctacagtgacgcagcctcatcaatgtttacggcagtacaattcacaatagctaagctatggaaccaacctaggtgcccttcaacagatgaatgggtaaaaaaaaaattggggtatatatacacaatagaatattactcagtcataaagaagaatgacttatgacatttttccagtaaatggatggatctggagactatcatgaaataagccaatgccccCAAGCTAAAAGTGAATATTTTTGCTGATATGAAGTGACCATaaagggatgggaggggaagaagagaagttcagcatagtagacaaaggggaacaaagggaagggagaggtacAGGAATAGAAAATACAGTAGACGGTTCTGATTTCTGCACAATTCTTTTCTTCACTTGGTGCACTGCATCTGTGTTCCACAGTTTCCAGCACATCAGTAACTCAAATGCAGGACTGTGTGGGGACCCTCAATTCCACTCAGCAAAGAAGATAGAGATTTACTGCTGATTTGGAAATAACAGCCAGGGAGGTTTAACTCACAGTGTGATTCAGCAGATCCTTTAAATCAGGTTTCTTGATTCCTTCCTTATTTCTGTTGGAGAATGCTTCATTCTCCCATCTTTTTTGCAGaatcctctctttctctgtagTTTATTCTCCCCTACAAAGTCTCAACAATatatggttatttttttctttttcctaagttATCCCTAAGTATGTTAGGAAgacctatttttaaagaaagatttgtTTCCTCAACAGATCATATGGCAACAACcaggaaaataacttttcttcctGTTACAAAGTGTTACAAAGTGTTTCACAAGAATCCTTGTCTGCTATAGCCAGAGCACAGACGTGGTGACCAAGGAACAAAAACCAAATGTCATCATTATTCTTCCTTATACTGCTCCTTTAAAAATAGCTTTGTTGAGATACAATTCACCAACCAtgtaattcacccatttaaagtatatgaTTAAAAGGGTTTTGGTATTTTTGCAGAGTGAGTATCCATCAACAcaatttttggatattttttcaattgaaaaatgaaaca contains the following coding sequences:
- the Gjc3 gene encoding gap junction gamma-3 protein, which codes for MCGRFLRQLLAEESRHSTPVGRLLLPVLLGVRLVLLAASGPGVYGDDQSEFVCHPQQPGCKVACYDAFHPLSPMRFWAFQVILVAVPSALYLGFTLYHVIGHWEESGKVMKKEEILTHKGDSSGRVSMARSFKLLWVYVAQLCARLVLEGASLWGQYLLYGFNIPSSISCRQEPCIGSVTCNLSRPSEKTIFLKTMFGFTGLCLLFTFLELVLLGLGRWWRILKHKSSSSNYSPTSESTTRHKEPTDKFPGVETKEQFLEAGEKDPKDPLTSCP